In Pochonia chlamydosporia 170 chromosome 3, whole genome shotgun sequence, the following are encoded in one genomic region:
- a CDS encoding heavy metal tolerance protein precursor (similar to Pyrenophora tritici-repentis Pt-1C-BFP XP_001936908.1): protein MDLSRADAAKAASVLHIAFPAATVALFGALPILRLLTQGPASRAAYHVHSRHRWWLRVLDPLVVLAFIGQAFVTASTRDVKIDAAVPSDLLYAFASILIWGGISILLIEAESPYWPSYIVAWTGGCVFDAILLGISASELTENDAWRSSLVVLQAARIVLFSVLALYCYFVLKSDTTTEKASDEETRSLLGSQDNPVNSGSSTAYGSLHTADDDDEGGDEECSDDEDDKEIKMLQKKRLEEAGGWLGYLKTLLVFLPIILPYKHRPTQMWIVVLGICIVLQRFLTLMIPRQYGILTEAIGNMSGTGHVPWKELITWGLLNFPIEATLSLLNSRAGERVSQFAYRQLTTLAFSHVMNLSMDYHTSKSTGRVAKAIEQGSNLSYMLSSFYSSFPIFIDFFIAIVYLSTEFDATMGFIVLATSMIHIYVAYKGNIKTVQIERQVTETSRAENETLYDSITNWPTVAYHNRQKYEEDRYAASVWKAIRSQRAFYNTMDNVNFLESFVMEAGLFAAASLVAVRIANGTAKFSSFVFLVSYWDSIRSPMITLAWNIREATTHVIEAEWLYQLIQTKPSVQDRDGAEKIRLKGGKVEFKDVAFSYGPERPIIRGMTFTAEPGQSVALVGETGSGKSTTLKLLYRFYDVSEGSISIDGQDIRDVTLTSLRDILGAVPQDPSVFDQTLMENILYARPGATEDDAIEACKAARIHHQIMKFPDGYNTRLGERGVRLSGGELQRLAIARVILRQPQIVVLDEATSAVDSETESLIQQAIGALSAGRTVFMIAHRLSTVVNADLILVVDQGQVVERGSHRELLQRNGKYARLWNMQTHVKDGE, encoded by the exons ATGGATCTTTCTCGAGCCGATGCTGCCAAGGCAGCGTCGGTGTTGCACATTGCCTTTCCTGCTGCGACGGTCGCCTTGTTTGGCGCGCTGCCGATTCTTCGCTTGCTTACCCAGGGTCCTGCTAGTAGGGCTGCATATCACGTTCATTCAAGGCATAGATGGTGGTTGCGAGTATTGGATCCGCTTGTTGTTTTGGCGTTT ATTGGACAAGCTTTTGTGACCGCTTCCACTAGAGATGTCAAGATTGATGCCGCCGTCCCAAGCGACCTT CTTTACGCATTTGCTTCCATCTTAATCTGGGGAGGAATCAGCATCCTTCTCATAGAAGCAGAATCACCATACTGGCCGTCATACATTGTCGCCTGGACTGGTGGTTGCGTCTTTGATGCTATCCTCCTCGGCATCTCCGCCTCTGAACTCACGGAAAATGACGCCTGGCGCTCAAGCTTAGTAGTTCTACAGGCAGCTCGAATTGTGCTCTTCTCAGTACTAGCCCTGTACTGCTACTTCGTTCTGAAGAGCGACACAACCACCGAGAAGGCGTCGGACGAAGAAACACGTAGCCTCCTTGGCTCGCAGGACAACCCCGTCAACTCAGGCTCATCAACCGCTTACGGATCCCTCCATactgctgatgatgacgacgagggaGGCGACGAAGAGTGTtcagatgacgaagacgacaaggaaatcaagatgctgcagaagaAGCGTCTCGAGGAGGCGGGCGGGTGGCTCGGGTACCTGAAAACACTCCTCGTGTTTCTGCCAATAATCCTTCCATACAAACATCGACCGACACAGATGTGGATTGTGGTTTTGGGTATTTGCATCGTGCTACAGCGCTTTCTCACCTTGATGATACCCCGTCAGTACGGTATCTTGACCGAAGCTATCGGCAACATGAGCGGTACAG GACACGTCCCCTGGAAAGAATTAATCACCTGGGGACTCCTAAACTTCCCCATCGAAGCcaccctctccctcctcaactCCCGAGCAGGAGAACGAGTCTCCCAGTTCGCCTACCGCCAACTCACCACCCTAGCCTTCTCCCACGTCATGAACCTCTCCATGGACTACCACACCTCCAAAAGCACCGGCCGCGTAGCCAAGGCCATCGAGCAGGGCAGCAACCTCAGCTACATGCTCAGCAGCTTCTACAGCTCCTTCCCCATCTTCATCgacttcttcatcgccatcgtctACCTCAGCACCGAATTCGACGCCACTATGggcttcatcgtcctcgccacGTCCATGATCCACATCTACGTCGCCTACAAGGGAAACATCAAGACTGTCCAGATCGAGCGACAAGTCACGGAGACGAGCCGCGCCGAAAACGAGACCCTCTacgactccatcaccaactgGCCGACCGTGGCGTACCACAACCGCCAAAAGTACGAGGAGGACAGGTACGCCGCCTCTGTGTGGAAGGCGATTCGGAGCCAGCGCGCCTTCTACAACACCATGGACAATGTCAATTTCCTGGAGAGCTTTGTCATGGAGGCGGGTCTTTTTGCGGCGGCGAGCTTGGTTGCCGTGCGGATTGCCAATGGGACTGCGAAATTTAGCAGTTTTGTGTTCTTGGTGTCGTATTGGGATTCGATTCGGTCGCCCATGATTACGTTGGCTTGGAATATTCGCGAGGCGACTACGCATGTTATTGAGGCGGAGTGGCTGTACCAGCTGATTCAGACGAAGCCCTCTGTTCAGGATAGGGACGGGGCTGAGAAGATACGCCTCAAGGGGGGGAAGGTTGAGTTTAAGGATGTGGCCTTTTCGTATGGCCCTGAGAGGCCGATTATTCGGGGCATGACCTTTACTGCTGAGCCGGGACAGTCGGTTGCTCTTGTGGGCGAGACTGGCAGCGGCAAGTCGACGACGTTGAAGCTGCTGTACCGATTCTACGACGTTTCGGAGGGGTCTATTTCCATTGATGGCCAGGATATTCGTGACGTGACGCTCACCAGTCTCCGTGATATCCTGGGTGCTGTCCCACAAGATCCGTCCGTctttgaccagactctcaTGGAGAACATCTTGTACGCACGACCCGGCGCAACGGAAGACGACGCCATTGAAGCATGCAAAGCAGCTCGGatccaccaccaaatcaTGAAATTCCCCGACGGATACAATACCCGACTCGGTGAGCGAGGCGTCCGTCTGAGTGGTGGTGAATTGCAGCGTCTGGCTATTGCACGTGTAATTCTGCGTCAGCCCCAGATTGTGGTGCTGGACGAAGCGACCAGCGCGGTTGATTCAGAGACAGAGTCCCTGATCCAGCAGGCCATTGGGGCATTGAGCGCCGGCAGAACCGTGTTTATGATTGCACATAGGCTGTCGACGGTGGTGAATGCCGATTTGATCCTTGTAGTTGACCAGGGACAAGTCGTGGAGAGAGGCTCACATAGAGAGTTACTGCAGCGGAATGGCAAGTATGCTCGACTGTGGAACATGCAGACCCATGTCAAAGATGGGGAATGA
- a CDS encoding vacuolar carboxypeptidase Cps1 (similar to Cordyceps militaris CM01 XP_006668790.1) encodes MAIKKLSLLAAVSSVSAFVSSPIVGSQHPLGWPLSSGKSNFKCDLSPVLDPSKDGLPSAKELFSSKDALNKQVKRHQAVVRVPSICYDDLGSFEEDERWKPFYKLHDVLAETYPVVHKRAKLEKVNTFGLVYTIQGSNKDLKPMLLAAHQDVVPVADAKTWTHPPFSAHWDGEWLWGRGSMDDKDSLTAIMSTMETLLSDSKWKPTRTIVLAFGFDEECSGYRGAGHIAKHLEARYGKNGIAIVLDEGGLGMTQVGDVLYALPGVYEKGHIDIWFELHVVGGHSSVPFPHTGIGIISEIVTTLESHPYQPKLIKDGPIHQHLMCQARYSPNDSPELTKLLGKGDLEGVANFMADASLMTKYMIQTSQAVDFIRGGQKINAMPEVTTLGVNYRVAPQDSLTLVQHNVVKYIKDIVSKYGLKVKAFEGDKEYEDYLAEHDHELLISSTDDEVDYNGTLVIQAKEASKPSPISPSTGAVWDVLAGTIRHTFAFDGTVVPTGETMTGNTDTRHYVNLTPNVYRWTPITRDSTEGIHTIDERIRMDHHMEMVQFYYNLVRNFDAADA; translated from the exons atggccatcaagaAACTCTCGCTGCTCGCAGCAGTGAGCTCCGTCTCGGCATTCGTCTCATCTCCGATTGTCGGCAGCCAACATCCTCTCGGATGGCCATTGTCCTCTGGCAAATCCAACTTCAAATGCGACTTGTCACCAGTCCTGGATCCTTCTAAGGATGGTCTGCCATCGGCCAAGGAGTTATTCTCGTCCAAAGACGCCCTCAACAAGCAAGTCAAGAGACACCAAGCGGTGGTGCGCGTGCCCTCGATATGCTACGACGATCTCGGCTCTTTTGAGGAGGACGAGCGCTGGAAGCCGTTTTACAAGCTTCACGATGTATTGGCTGAGACATATCCTGTTGT ACACAAGCGTGCAAAGCTCGAAAAGGTCAACACCTTTGGCCTGGTCTACACCATCCAGGGATCCAACAAGGACCTCAAGCCCATGCTGCTGGCAGCTCACCAGGATGTCGTGCCGGTCGCCGATGCAAAGACCTGGACTCATCCTCCCTTCTCTGCGCACTGGGATGGCGAATGGCTCTGGGGCCGTGGCTCAATGGACGACAAGGACAGTCTGACGGCCATCATGTCCACCATGGAGACCCTGCTGTCGGATTCCAAGTGGAAACCCACTCGTACTATTGTTCTTGCATTTGGTTTTGACGAGGAGTGCTCTGGATACCGTGGTGCCGGCCACATTGCGAAACACCTGGAGGCTCGATATGGAAAGAACGGCATTGCGATCGTCTTAGACGAGGGTGGCTTGGGAATGACACAAGTTGGCGATGTTTTGTATGCTCTTCCCGGAGTGTATGAAAAGGGACACATTGACATCTGGTTCGAGCTGCATGTTGTTGGAGGACATAGTTCCGTCCCTTTCCCCCATACCGGAATTGGTATCATTTCCGAGATCGTCACCACTCTCGAGTCGCACCCTTACCAGCCAAAATTGATCAAAGATGGCCCTATCCACCAGCACCTCATGTGCCAGGCGCGATACTCACCGAATGATTCGCCCGAACTTACCAAGTTGCTCGGAAAGGGCGATCTCGAAGGGGTCGCCAATTTCATGGCCGACGCCAGCTTGATGACCAAGTACATGATTCAGACCTCTCAAGCAGTGGACTTTATCCGCGGTGGACAAAAGATTAATGCCATGCCCGAGGTTACCACTCTGGGCGTCAACTACCGCGTGGCTCCTCAAGACAGCCTTACCTTGGTCCAGcacaatgttgtcaagtatATCAAGGATATCGTATCGAAGTACGGCCTCAAGGTGAAGGCCTTTGAGGGAGACAAAGAGTATGAGGACTATCTCGCTGAACACGATCACGAACTTCTCATCAGCTCTACTGACGATGAGGTGGACTACAACGGAACGTTGGTAATTCAGGCCAAGGAAGCTAGCAAGCCCAGCCCCATTTCTCCTTCTACTGGTGCAGTTTGGGATGTCCTTGCCGGAACTATTCGCCACAcctttgcctttgacggCACCGTTGTCCCTACTGGTGAGACTATGACGGGAAACACCGACACCCGCCACTACGTCA ATCTTACTCCCAATGTCTACAGATGGACTCCCATTACACGAGACTCCACTGAGGGCATCCACACCATTGATGAACGCATCCGCATGGACCACCACATGGAGATGGTGCAGTTCTACTACAATCTCGTGCGCAACTTTGACGCAGCTGATGCGTAA
- a CDS encoding GCN5-related N-acetyltransferase (GNAT) domain-containing protein (similar to Metarhizium robertsii ARSEF 23 XP_007822275.1), with translation MFTIRPATPADAPLLPAVEQSAGQTFRQIHDLAWIADDSNQPVERHLALIDRGVAWVAVDTLTDHETVPVGFLNGEILDGNLHIWEMSVHKDHQGKGIGRALMGQAKQCAIEQKLPFVTLTTFRNVPWNETFYQSMGFVTLEGDAVTDALREVLENEVKDGLPAEKRCAMRLSLGL, from the coding sequence ATGTTCACCATCCGCCCAGCAACTCCCGCCGACGCCCCTCTCCTCCCCGCAGTCGAACAATCCGCTGGCCAAACGTTCCGCCAAATCCATGACCTCGCCTGGATCGCCGACGACTCAAACCAACCAGTAGAGCGCCACCTTGCACTGATCGACCGCGGCGTGGCCTGGGTGGCCGTTGACACTTTGACTGACCACGAAACTGTCCCTGTGGGGTTCTTAAACGGCGAGATACTCGATGGCAATCTACACATTTGGGAAATGTCCGTCCACAAAGACCACCAGGGTAAAGGCATTGGTCGAGCTCTCATGGGCCAGGCGAAGCAATGTGCAATTGAGCAGAAGCTGCCATTTGTGACGCTAACTACGTTTCGAAATGTGCCTTGGAATGAGACGTTTTACCAATCTATGGGGTTTGTCACACTGGAAGGGGATGCAGTCACTGATGCTTTGAGGGAGGTGTTGGAGAATGAGGTTAAGGACGGATTACCAGCTGAAAAGAGGTGTGCCATGAGACTGTCGTTGGGTTTATAA